The sequence below is a genomic window from Rudanella lutea DSM 19387.
AACCAGATCGACCGGCTGTTGCAAGGCCAGATCACGCCCGTTGTACCCTTCGTACGCGATTTCGGTCTGATACCCTTCGGCGGCAAGGCCCCGGCTGATATTCTGAGCAATACGGCGGTCGTCTTCAATAATCAGAATCGTTTTCATAGTGCGGCATAATACCGACCGGTATAGCACCGGCCCAGCCTTCATAGTTCAGTAGTCTTTGTTTCGTCGCAGGAAACCGTAAAGATATCAGACGCCGAAGGCCGTACCTATCCTTCTCGCGTACCGGCGTCTGATGTCTCACTACTGGATATTCGGACTTCAGACCCTGGTGTTAGAGGTACTACCATTGTGTAGGGAGGTTTACCGTCTAGTGTCCAATATCTGGTGTCCAGTACTGAGGTCTAACGTACAGTACCGAAAACAAAGGTATCTTTCTCTTTCAAACGCCCGAAGGGTACGCTCTATGACGGGTTCGGGTGTGCTCAGCAAAACAACGCAGACAACATACTAAAAACCAATACCTTGCAATTATAAATTTAAAAATACAGCCCAGGAAGAAGGCTAATTTCTAAGCTTTTTCTAAGGAAAGTGTAAGCTTCTTCTAACAGACAAATGGTTAGTTTGCCAAACCAAATAAGGTCCCACCTATATGCCGAAGCCAACCGGCAGAAGGTACCAAAGGACTTTATACTACCTGGTGTTTCTGTTTTGAGTCGAGCCCGATCAGTCACGCAGATAACTCAACGTTATGAAGTTGTCTGTGAGTTGATTTTGCCATTGAAGCGTACTGTAGGGTTACCAGATAGCTCCCGACCTCCTGGCCGGGAGTTATTTTTTGTAATTTACCGCCCTCTATGGCGGCTCGTCTTTTTTCGGTTGCTTCCCTGACGGCCCTGGCCCGATGGGCTCCCGCACTCGTTTTCATGGCCCGGTGGCTGGTTATCTGCACACTTCTTTCGGTGGGTGTCGGGTCCGCTTCGGCCTTGTTTCTCGTGGCCCTCGACTGGGCCACCCACTGGCGCGAATCAAACCCCTGGATAGTTGCCCTGCTACCCCTCGGCGGCTTCCTGATCGGGCTGATGTACCACTACTGGGGGCGTTCGGTAGAAGGCGGCAACAACCTGCTGCTCGAAACCATTCACCGGCCCCGGTCGCCCATTCCGTTTCGGATGGCACCGCTCATTCTGATCGGCACGGTAGGCACGCACCTGTTTGGCGGCTCGGCCGGGCGCGAGGGTACGGCCCTGCAACTGGGCGGGGCTATTGCCGACCGGCTTACGCCCGTGTTTCGCCTGCGCCCCCGCGATCGTCGGCTCCTGCTCATTGCGGGCATCAGTGCGGGGTTCGGCTCGGTGTTTGGAACTCCGCTGGCCGGGGCCATATTTGGCTTAGAAGTGTTTCTGGTGGGTCGGCTGAGCTACGAAGCCCTGTTTCCGGCCTTTGCTGCGGCTATTGGGGCCGATTACGTTACGCGGTGGTGGCAGGTTGGGCATACCCATTACCACATCCCGGCCGTGCCCGATCTCACACCGGCCTACGCGCTGTATGCCGCCCTGGCGGGCCTTGCCTTTGGTGCAACGGCCCTTCTGTTCGGCACCCTGACCCACGGTATTGGTCGGGTGTTCAAAGCCCGGCTGGCGTTTGCGCCCCTCCGGCCGCTGGTGGGAGGTCTGCTGGTGGCCGGAGCCGTGTGGGCCCTCGGCAGTACGCGCTACATTGGTCTGGGCGTGCCGGTTATTGTCGAATCATTTGAACAGCCCCTTTCCCCCCTCGATTTCATCCTTAAAATTCTGTTTACCGCCCTCACGCTCGGTGCTGGTTTCAAAGGAGGTGAGGTAACGCCCTTATTTTTCATCGGGGCCACACTGGGCAGTGCCCTCTCGGCCTGGCTCCCCCTGCCCACGGCCCTGCTGGCCGGTATGGGCTTTGTGGCCGTATTTGCGGGGGCTGCCAATACGCCCCTGGCCTGTATTCTGATGGCGCTCGAACTATTTGGTGCCGCCTGCGGCCCCTACGTGGCCATTGCCTGTGTGGTGGCGTATCTATGTACCGGGCACCGGGGCATCTACGGTGCGCAGGTCATTGGGCAGGCCAAACAGCTGCGATGGGGCCGGCAACAGGGGCAGCGACTGACCGACCTGACCCGGCCGAAGCCCTGAACACCCGCCGGACCCGATACGGCTTTTTCCCCTGCGATTCGTGGTAGGTGCGCAGTTGCATCTCGGCCAGTAACCCCATACCGGCCAGTTGCAGGCTACCCAGTATAGCCACCGCCCCGAGTGTTACGGGGCTGAACGATTCGGGCCGGAAGCCCAGCCCCTGGCCTACCCACAGCAGTACCCCCACGACCGCCAACAACAAACTCAGCCCCCCAAAGAGGTGCATAGGCTTGTGCCGATAACGTTTCAGAAAGTACAGGTAAATCAGATCGCTCAGCACCCGGAAGGTGCGACTCAGACCATACTTCGATTGCCCAATGGTGCGCGCATGATGCCGCACAGGCACCTGCACAATGCGCGCGCCCTCCAGATACGCCAGAACCCCCACAAACCGGTGCATTTCACCGTAGAGCCCGATGGATTTGGCCAGCTCGGCCCGGAATAGTTTGATTCCGCAACCATTGTCCTGCACAGGCGCTTTGAGCACCCAACGCACCAGCGCATTGGCCAGTTGACTGGGCAGTTTTCGTAGCCAGAATCCATCCTGCCGGGCCTGCCGAATACCCATGACCAGGTCCACGTCCTGCCGTTCGGCGGTTTCGAGCATCCGCAGAATATCGGTCGGGTCGTTTTGGCCATCGCCGTCCATCGTGACGATAAAGGCCCCCGTGGCTGCGTCGATACCGGCAGCCAGAGCCAGACTTTGCCCGTAGTTTTTTTGCAGATCAAGTACCGTCAGACGTCCGTGGGTCGTGGCCTTCAGCTCGGCCAACGTGGCATCAGTCGAGCCATCATTCACATAAATCAGCTCGTAATCGACGGGTTCGAGAGCCGCGCTCAACTGACCAATCAGCGGGGCAATGTTGCCAGCCTCGTTGTACACCCCCACAACAACCGAGAGATATGGTTTTTTCATAAAAGAGATAGTACGGTAGGTT
It includes:
- a CDS encoding voltage-gated chloride channel family protein, whose translation is MAARLFSVASLTALARWAPALVFMARWLVICTLLSVGVGSASALFLVALDWATHWRESNPWIVALLPLGGFLIGLMYHYWGRSVEGGNNLLLETIHRPRSPIPFRMAPLILIGTVGTHLFGGSAGREGTALQLGGAIADRLTPVFRLRPRDRRLLLIAGISAGFGSVFGTPLAGAIFGLEVFLVGRLSYEALFPAFAAAIGADYVTRWWQVGHTHYHIPAVPDLTPAYALYAALAGLAFGATALLFGTLTHGIGRVFKARLAFAPLRPLVGGLLVAGAVWALGSTRYIGLGVPVIVESFEQPLSPLDFILKILFTALTLGAGFKGGEVTPLFFIGATLGSALSAWLPLPTALLAGMGFVAVFAGAANTPLACILMALELFGAACGPYVAIACVVAYLCTGHRGIYGAQVIGQAKQLRWGRQQGQRLTDLTRPKP
- a CDS encoding glycosyltransferase family 2 protein, with product MKKPYLSVVVGVYNEAGNIAPLIGQLSAALEPVDYELIYVNDGSTDATLAELKATTHGRLTVLDLQKNYGQSLALAAGIDAATGAFIVTMDGDGQNDPTDILRMLETAERQDVDLVMGIRQARQDGFWLRKLPSQLANALVRWVLKAPVQDNGCGIKLFRAELAKSIGLYGEMHRFVGVLAYLEGARIVQVPVRHHARTIGQSKYGLSRTFRVLSDLIYLYFLKRYRHKPMHLFGGLSLLLAVVGVLLWVGQGLGFRPESFSPVTLGAVAILGSLQLAGMGLLAEMQLRTYHESQGKKPYRVRRVFRASAGSGRSVAAPVAGPIAAVWPAQ